A region of Paenibacillus sp. 37 DNA encodes the following proteins:
- a CDS encoding sensor histidine kinase, which produces MFTRLNVFTKITLLFVMLLILVLFLYTYSNRESVRVIEHEIQNNTMNHLSTFADSVESNIYQLSLYGMSIGQDSSIQEYQRPDYKDIPYERVKVGSAILEKMNLYNAASKWHSTITLYFPRMQKVISTDYYAYIPYRDDEFKEPLSQSWTYADNQFIWYTTDPTTAMARPGKARLITKISFPVHHLTALLNQNKLNNKGDPFMFHPDYGLISNSSGKETLNAILPSLKGAKLQASGGFTTTLNKTEYYVSYIQSKSLGWYYVDYVPMQQILKPITSSRNLFYASIAVLIVMSVVVLYTLYRSVQLPLLQLVKGTNRLSTGDFSVRLHHSARNEFSLLFARFNIMAQRIQELIENVYEEKLRSREATLKQLQSQINPHFLYNCLFYIKNMARMKNEKAVVAMALNLGEYYRYITRSEKDQATLREELTMVKNYLEIQSLRLERMHFTIDVPHDILDKTVPRLTLQPIIENAIIHGLEPKSVDGEIKIYADCEDDVYTIIVEDSGLGMSEKQLDHLRDNLLKPLDENMGCGTWNVHQRLSFLYGEGSGLSYDHSSMGGIKVNITWHDNTDK; this is translated from the coding sequence TTGTTCACACGTTTGAATGTCTTCACCAAAATTACTCTGTTGTTTGTGATGCTGCTTATTCTGGTGCTGTTTCTCTATACATACTCGAACCGGGAAAGCGTGCGTGTTATCGAACACGAGATTCAGAACAATACGATGAATCATCTATCGACATTTGCTGATTCAGTAGAATCCAACATTTACCAATTGTCATTGTATGGGATGTCTATTGGGCAAGATTCGAGTATTCAGGAATATCAACGCCCCGACTATAAGGACATTCCCTATGAACGTGTGAAAGTTGGAAGTGCTATTCTGGAAAAGATGAATCTGTACAACGCAGCAAGCAAATGGCATTCGACCATCACACTTTACTTCCCAAGGATGCAAAAAGTGATATCAACGGATTATTATGCTTACATTCCTTACAGGGATGATGAATTTAAGGAGCCTCTCTCGCAATCCTGGACCTATGCCGACAATCAGTTTATCTGGTACACTACCGATCCAACGACAGCGATGGCGAGACCTGGCAAAGCCAGATTGATTACCAAAATCAGTTTTCCAGTTCATCACTTAACTGCACTTCTTAATCAAAACAAGTTAAATAATAAAGGTGATCCATTCATGTTCCATCCCGATTATGGTTTAATCAGTAATAGCTCTGGAAAGGAAACGCTGAATGCCATACTGCCCTCTTTGAAAGGAGCAAAACTGCAAGCCAGTGGTGGATTCACCACAACGTTAAACAAAACGGAATATTACGTCTCCTATATTCAATCCAAGAGCCTCGGCTGGTATTATGTTGACTACGTGCCTATGCAGCAAATTTTGAAACCGATTACGAGCAGCCGGAATCTCTTTTACGCTTCAATTGCCGTTCTGATCGTGATGAGCGTTGTTGTATTATATACACTCTACCGAAGTGTGCAGCTTCCACTCTTACAGTTGGTGAAAGGGACAAATCGCTTGTCCACCGGGGATTTTTCCGTTCGGCTTCATCATTCTGCACGCAATGAGTTCAGCTTGTTATTTGCACGTTTCAACATCATGGCTCAACGAATTCAAGAATTAATCGAGAATGTATATGAGGAGAAATTACGAAGTCGGGAAGCCACGCTCAAACAGTTACAGTCGCAGATTAATCCGCATTTTCTATATAACTGCCTGTTCTATATCAAGAACATGGCCCGAATGAAAAATGAAAAGGCCGTGGTAGCCATGGCACTGAATCTGGGGGAGTATTACCGATACATAACCAGGTCCGAAAAGGATCAAGCCACGCTTCGTGAAGAGCTGACGATGGTCAAAAATTATTTGGAAATCCAGTCACTTCGTCTGGAACGAATGCATTTTACAATCGACGTGCCCCATGATATTTTAGATAAAACAGTTCCCAGACTAACCCTCCAGCCTATTATTGAGAACGCTATTATTCATGGTCTGGAGCCCAAATCGGTAGATGGTGAGATTAAAATCTATGCGGACTGCGAGGACGATGTGTACACAATTATCGTGGAGGACAGCGGGCTTGGCATGTCTGAGAAACAACTTGATCATCTGAGAGATAATCTTCTTAAACCGCTGGATGAGAATATGGGATGTGGTACATGGAATGTCCATCAACGTTTGTCTTTTCTATACGGTGAAGGATCTGGACTATCTTATGATCATTCTTCAATGGGTGGGATTAAAGTTAACATCACATGGCACGACAATACAGACAAGTAG
- a CDS encoding extracellular solute-binding protein: protein MIGVLALSVALSGCSNGSDKKTESSTPATTLELKNGKYDPPVSITYLRPWGPDVKFKSGEDQDNNVHTKWAKEKLGIELKNQWISPSTNNAFETKLRLSLASNADMPDIISYRGEFNLVRELIESGKFVDAGELFDKYASDTWKAAVNEDPSVWYPYMQDGKKIGIPILDYSYNGDPVMWIREDWMKKFNLEAPKTIDDLEVIMETFTNQDPDGNGKQDTYGLTIGFKNWLNTWMSEAGWVFGAYGTMPNQWNLTADGKLEYGSVTPGAKQALAKLQSWMSKGYIPEEAGVYDETKAAEEFTAGKAGIVVGPHWMPSWPLEDVKKNNPEAEYKAYPIPSGPNGQAGRHGTSNGNGVVLINKDMKNPEAFFTYQNYLFDHYANPKEGDEFEHGFAEGYDWVMVDGKPSTDASLTGGYAPEKYTLTFDGARIPNLSMTTLAKLASGEEPTTPFEKKIKSGVPTPMLDAAKIVLDQKDIVFNQMFTGAPSMTMQMNNDILTKMEKDTFSQIVYGKTSVDAFDSFVEKWKSSGGDQITKEVNEWYDSVKSGK from the coding sequence ATGATCGGTGTATTGGCCCTATCTGTAGCCTTGAGCGGGTGTAGTAACGGGAGCGACAAGAAAACAGAATCGAGTACACCAGCGACAACGTTGGAACTCAAAAATGGGAAGTATGATCCACCAGTATCCATTACGTATTTACGACCATGGGGTCCAGACGTGAAGTTTAAGTCAGGCGAGGATCAGGATAACAACGTCCATACAAAATGGGCCAAGGAGAAACTCGGGATTGAGTTGAAAAACCAGTGGATATCTCCTTCTACCAATAATGCATTTGAGACGAAACTGCGTCTATCGCTTGCTTCCAATGCGGACATGCCAGACATTATTTCGTATCGCGGCGAATTCAATCTGGTGCGTGAATTGATTGAGTCCGGAAAATTTGTCGATGCTGGCGAGTTGTTTGACAAATATGCCAGCGACACATGGAAAGCAGCCGTAAACGAAGATCCTTCCGTATGGTATCCATACATGCAAGATGGCAAAAAGATCGGTATTCCGATTCTGGACTATTCCTATAATGGTGATCCTGTCATGTGGATCCGCGAAGACTGGATGAAGAAATTTAATCTGGAAGCACCTAAAACGATAGATGATCTTGAAGTCATTATGGAAACGTTTACGAATCAAGATCCGGATGGCAATGGGAAGCAGGACACTTACGGACTCACCATTGGCTTTAAGAACTGGCTGAACACTTGGATGTCTGAAGCTGGGTGGGTATTTGGCGCTTATGGTACAATGCCAAACCAATGGAATCTGACGGCAGACGGAAAACTTGAATACGGTTCCGTTACACCTGGTGCAAAACAGGCTTTGGCCAAATTACAGAGCTGGATGAGCAAAGGTTATATCCCGGAAGAAGCCGGTGTGTATGACGAGACAAAAGCTGCTGAAGAATTTACTGCCGGAAAAGCAGGTATTGTGGTAGGTCCTCACTGGATGCCATCCTGGCCGCTGGAGGATGTGAAGAAAAACAATCCTGAGGCTGAATACAAGGCGTATCCCATTCCTTCCGGTCCAAACGGTCAAGCAGGAAGACATGGTACGTCGAACGGAAACGGCGTAGTTCTAATTAACAAAGACATGAAAAATCCGGAAGCCTTTTTCACCTATCAGAACTATCTCTTTGATCATTATGCGAATCCTAAAGAGGGCGATGAGTTTGAGCATGGATTTGCGGAAGGATACGATTGGGTTATGGTAGATGGGAAACCATCAACCGATGCAAGTCTTACGGGTGGTTATGCTCCCGAGAAGTACACTTTGACTTTTGATGGAGCGCGAATTCCGAATCTGAGTATGACAACACTCGCGAAGCTGGCAAGTGGTGAAGAACCAACAACGCCATTTGAGAAAAAAATCAAATCAGGTGTACCGACACCTATGCTTGATGCAGCCAAGATTGTTTTGGATCAAAAGGATATCGTGTTCAATCAGATGTTTACCGGTGCACCTTCAATGACGATGCAGATGAACAATGACATTTTGACCAAGATGGAGAAGGATACCTTCTCTCAAATTGTATATGGCAAAACCTCTGTTGATGCGTTCGACTCATTTGTTGAGAAGTGGAAGTCTTCAGGTGGAGATCAGATCACGAAAGAAGTTAACGAGTGGTATGATTCCGTGAAAAGCGGAAAATAG
- a CDS encoding ABC transporter permease produces MKEHTLETPHKRRSTRVKQRWNMQRNWTLHMMLVPAVLLALVFQYIPMGGIVIAFQDFKPYLGFSESKWVGWDNFRYLFLYPDVGQVIWNTLVIAFFKIIAGLFAPFLFAILLNEVRLTAFKRVSQTLVYLPHFLSWVILGGILLDILSPQGGMVNQLVVAFGGEPIFFLGDGTWFRITLILSDVWKEFGFGTIVFLASLSGINPALYEAAEVDGANRFKQTLHITIPALMPITIVLMTLSIGNILNAGFDQVFNLYNPLVYDKGDIIDTFVYRLGILNGKMSFATAVGLFKSVVATILIVISYRMAYKLANYRVF; encoded by the coding sequence GTGAAGGAACATACGTTAGAAACGCCGCATAAACGGCGCTCCACCAGGGTCAAACAGCGCTGGAATATGCAACGGAATTGGACCTTGCATATGATGCTCGTTCCAGCCGTATTGCTGGCACTGGTGTTTCAGTACATACCGATGGGCGGCATTGTAATTGCTTTTCAGGATTTTAAGCCATACTTGGGATTTTCTGAATCCAAATGGGTTGGTTGGGACAATTTTAGATATTTATTCTTATATCCGGACGTAGGTCAGGTGATCTGGAATACACTGGTCATTGCATTTTTCAAAATTATCGCAGGACTGTTTGCTCCATTCCTGTTTGCCATTTTGCTCAATGAAGTGCGCTTGACGGCATTCAAGAGAGTAAGTCAAACGCTTGTGTATCTACCGCATTTCCTATCATGGGTTATTCTCGGTGGTATTCTGCTCGATATCCTGTCTCCTCAGGGCGGCATGGTCAACCAGCTTGTCGTAGCCTTTGGAGGAGAACCGATCTTCTTCCTGGGGGACGGTACATGGTTCCGAATAACGCTGATCCTCAGTGATGTGTGGAAAGAATTTGGTTTTGGTACGATTGTATTTCTGGCTTCTCTCTCAGGAATTAATCCTGCACTCTACGAGGCTGCCGAGGTGGATGGGGCCAACCGTTTTAAACAGACGCTGCACATTACGATTCCGGCATTGATGCCGATCACAATTGTACTGATGACGCTCTCTATCGGCAACATACTGAACGCCGGTTTTGATCAGGTGTTCAACTTGTACAATCCGCTTGTGTATGACAAAGGCGACATCATTGACACCTTTGTATATCGACTTGGGATTCTGAATGGGAAGATGAGTTTTGCCACAGCAGTAGGGTTGTTCAAATCTGTGGTTGCTACCATTTTGATTGTTATATCTTACAGAATGGCTTACAAACTAGCTAATTATCGAGTTTTCTAG
- a CDS encoding carbohydrate ABC transporter permease — MYYKTKGYRIFSIANYTFLGILSILCILPIIHILAVSFSSMAPASSNLVTFWPIGFTTDAYVKTFGNSNFINSLIVSLKRTVIATIIGMVIMLLTAFPLSKEDISFKGRSLYTWFFVFTILFSGGLIPSYILIQKLGLMNTIWALILPGALSVWNVILMMNFFRGLPKELEEAAYLDGAGHIKTLILVYVPLSLPAIATLSLFTMVYQWNSWFDGMIYMSDIKNYPLASLLQTIIVQQDLSKINVDPSMLENISQRTVRAAQIFIGALPILMVYPFLQRFFVKGIVIGAVKE, encoded by the coding sequence TTGTATTATAAAACAAAAGGATACCGCATATTCAGCATCGCTAACTATACTTTTCTTGGGATATTATCGATACTCTGCATTTTACCAATTATTCATATATTGGCTGTTTCATTCAGCAGTATGGCGCCAGCATCATCAAACCTGGTTACCTTCTGGCCCATCGGGTTCACAACCGACGCATATGTGAAAACATTCGGGAATTCAAACTTCATCAACTCCTTGATCGTATCACTTAAACGGACTGTAATTGCGACGATCATTGGTATGGTCATCATGCTCTTAACCGCATTTCCGTTGTCGAAGGAAGATATCAGTTTTAAAGGTCGCTCCTTATATACGTGGTTTTTCGTATTTACCATTTTGTTCAGCGGCGGTTTGATTCCAAGTTACATTTTGATCCAGAAGCTTGGCTTGATGAATACAATCTGGGCACTTATTCTGCCTGGAGCACTGTCCGTGTGGAACGTTATTCTTATGATGAACTTCTTCCGCGGACTGCCCAAAGAACTTGAAGAAGCAGCTTATTTGGATGGAGCAGGTCATATCAAAACGTTGATTCTGGTCTACGTACCACTGTCGCTTCCAGCTATCGCAACCTTGTCCTTATTTACGATGGTTTACCAGTGGAACTCCTGGTTCGACGGCATGATTTATATGTCTGATATTAAAAATTATCCACTTGCTTCTCTGCTCCAGACCATTATCGTTCAGCAAGATCTCAGCAAAATCAACGTTGATCCTTCCATGTTGGAGAATATCTCGCAGCGAACCGTACGCGCAGCACAGATCTTTATCGGCGCGCTTCCGATCCTGATGGTATACCCGTTTTTACAACGTTTCTTCGTTAAGGGGATCGTTATTGGAGCAGTCAAGGAATAG
- a CDS encoding response regulator, whose amino-acid sequence MLQILLVDDERSVVETLAETIPWESCGIGTVHEALSGAVALEIMDNHDIDIVITDIRMPEMSGIALITAIHEKWPHVQTILLSGHADFEYAKQAIAQESFDYLLKPVSDEDLIESVQRLVHRIKEKWETAASHQRALHAFQDHLPLLQSTMLHELLTGKVYDQKTLADKLDLLELPYSVGEDLGMLIIRMEKHLSDMAHGDLALMEYAICNIISEVMHNHFHIWHTRDVHDYIVVLVSMKHSTTMSYSRSETPQTLLEQYAAQIQTNVQLYLKGAISISVSSWGKFPHEIGELYERTVMSMRKRMGQVQGLFVTASDETDANPLHTIRSLYQPPTLISLLEAGRFEDVEQKIGHIFEELLHSNEHHDIAESTFEVYFAIAGAFAYIIHKNGKQISSLIPAESYRYFQAPSYSTAQQLQDWSVRTLHYIRDDAEQELRDNHSTIVRSVKSFVDLHLAGDVSLPAIADHVHLHPVYLSKVYKAETGEALTAYVYRLRMEKAAYHLRTSTAKVFEIAELVGYNNTAYFIRVFKKFYDLTPQEYRENLPV is encoded by the coding sequence ATGCTGCAAATATTACTAGTTGACGATGAACGTTCTGTCGTGGAAACGCTGGCAGAGACCATTCCGTGGGAAAGCTGCGGTATCGGTACAGTTCATGAAGCCTTATCCGGTGCAGTAGCGCTGGAAATTATGGACAACCACGACATTGACATTGTAATTACGGATATACGTATGCCCGAAATGTCAGGCATTGCACTGATTACAGCGATTCATGAAAAGTGGCCGCATGTGCAGACGATTCTGTTATCAGGTCACGCCGACTTTGAATATGCGAAACAGGCTATTGCTCAGGAAAGCTTTGATTACTTGCTGAAACCTGTTAGCGATGAAGATCTGATCGAATCCGTGCAACGTCTTGTTCATCGAATTAAAGAAAAGTGGGAAACGGCAGCATCTCATCAAAGAGCCTTACACGCCTTTCAGGATCATCTGCCATTACTTCAATCCACGATGCTGCATGAGTTGCTGACTGGAAAAGTCTATGATCAGAAGACACTGGCAGACAAGCTTGATCTGCTGGAGCTTCCCTACTCCGTAGGAGAAGATCTCGGCATGCTGATTATCCGTATGGAGAAACATCTATCCGATATGGCACACGGCGACCTGGCCCTAATGGAATATGCGATATGTAATATCATAAGTGAAGTGATGCATAATCATTTTCATATCTGGCATACACGTGACGTGCACGATTACATTGTTGTTCTGGTAAGCATGAAACATTCCACAACGATGAGTTATAGCCGGAGCGAGACGCCTCAGACATTGCTTGAGCAGTATGCTGCCCAGATTCAAACCAATGTTCAGTTATACCTGAAAGGTGCTATCTCCATTTCCGTCTCCAGTTGGGGCAAGTTCCCCCACGAAATTGGAGAACTCTATGAGCGAACGGTTATGTCCATGCGTAAACGGATGGGTCAGGTGCAAGGTTTGTTTGTCACCGCTTCCGATGAAACGGATGCCAACCCTCTACATACGATCAGGTCGCTGTATCAGCCACCAACGTTGATTAGCCTGCTCGAAGCTGGTCGCTTTGAGGATGTGGAACAGAAAATCGGGCACATATTTGAGGAACTATTGCATTCCAATGAACATCATGATATTGCGGAGTCAACCTTCGAGGTGTATTTTGCTATTGCGGGTGCGTTTGCGTACATCATTCATAAAAATGGCAAACAAATCTCTTCTTTGATTCCAGCAGAGTCCTATCGTTACTTTCAAGCTCCCAGCTATTCCACTGCGCAGCAGCTACAAGACTGGTCCGTACGTACACTTCATTACATACGAGATGATGCCGAACAAGAGCTTAGAGACAATCACAGCACCATTGTACGCAGCGTGAAAAGTTTTGTCGACCTTCATCTGGCTGGAGATGTATCACTGCCTGCAATTGCTGACCATGTGCATCTGCACCCAGTGTACTTGTCCAAGGTATACAAGGCAGAGACAGGTGAAGCACTTACTGCATATGTGTACCGGTTAAGAATGGAGAAAGCAGCCTATCATTTGCGAACATCAACCGCCAAAGTGTTTGAGATTGCAGAACTTGTCGGTTACAACAATACCGCATATTTTATTCGAGTTTTCAAGAAATTTTATGATCTTACACCGCAGGAATATCGGGAAAATCTGCCGGTTTAA